A part of Brassica rapa cultivar Chiifu-401-42 chromosome A05, CAAS_Brap_v3.01, whole genome shotgun sequence genomic DNA contains:
- the LOC103868363 gene encoding ABC transporter G family member 41 isoform X5 — protein MTLLLGPPGCGKTTLLQALSGRLAPSVKVGGEVSYNGCLLSEFIPEKTSSYISQNDLHIPEMSVRETLDFSACCQGIGSRMEIMKEISRREKVREIVPDPDIDAYMKAISVIGLKNNMQTDYILKILGLDICADTRVGDASRPGISGGQKRRLTTGELVVGPATTLFMDEISNGLDSSTTFQIVSCLQQLAHIAGATILVSLLQPAPETFELFDDVILMGEGKIIYHAPRADICRFFEDFGFKCPERKGVADFLQEVMSKKDQEQYWCLRDKPYSYISVDSFIDKFQESNLGVLVKEELSKPFQKSQSRKDGLCFRKYSLGKWEMLKACSRREYLLMKRNSFIYLFKSGLVTFLLLSKEGSIIIYHSMLNPLFFLQLVFNALVTMTVFLQAGATTDARHGNYLMGSLFTALFRLLADGLPELTLTLSRMGVFCKQKDLYFYPAWAYAIPSIFLKIPLSVFDSFLWTLLTYYAIVYSPEVGRFFRQFLILFTFNISCVSMFRAIAAIFRTFVASSIIGAISVLFLSSFGGFVIPKSSMPAWLEWGFWISPLSYAEIGLTANEFYAPRWRKLISGNTTAGEQVLDVRGLNFGRHSYWIGFAALIGFIFFFNVLYALALTYRNNPQRSRAIVSHGKNIQPSDEDFKPCPSRAKTGKIILPFKPLNVTFQNVQYQIETPQGKKRQLLSDVTGALKPGVLTSLMGVSGAGKTTLLDVLSGRKTRGDIKGEIRVGGYPKVQETFARVSGYCEQFDIHSPNITVEESLKYSAWLRLPYNIDSKIKNELVNEVLETVELEDIKYSMVGLPGVSGLSTEQRKRLTIAVELVANPSIIFMDEPTTGLDARAAAIVMRAVKNVAETGRTVVCTIHQPSIDIFETFDELILMKNGGQLVYYGPLGKHSSKVIDYFERIPGVPKIQKNCNPATWMLDITSKYTEEQLGMDFAQAYKDSTLYKENKLVVEKLSSSSLGSEDLSFPSRFSQTGWGQLKACLWKQHCSYWRNPSHNLTRIVFMFLNSTLCGLLFWQKAKDINNQQDLFSIFGSMYTLVIFSGINNCATVMNFIATERNVFYRERFARMYSSWAYSFSQVLVEIPYSLLQSLLCTIIVYPMIGYHMSVYKMFWSWYSTFCSLLVFNYCGMLMVALTPNIHMALTLRTTFFSMVNLFAGFTIPKQKIPKWWIWMYYLSPTSWVLEGLLNSQYGDVDKEIIAFGETKRVSAFLVDYFGYRHDSLALVAFVLIAFPIVVASLFAFFMSKLNFQKK, from the exons ATGACATTGTTGCTCGGTCCTCCTGGTTGTGGCAAAACCACTCTGTTACAGGCACTTTCTGGACGACTTGCCCCTTCAGTAAAG GTTGGAGGAGAAGTAAGTTACAATGGTTGCTTACTTTCAGAGTTTATTCCAGAGAAAACGTCGAGTTATATAAGTCAAAACGATCTGCATATTCCAGAGATGAGTGTGAGAGAGACGCTCGACTTCTCTGCGTGTTGCCAGGGCATCGGAAGCCGAATGG AAATTATGAAGGAGATCAGTAGAAGGGAGAAAGTCCGAGAAATTGTTCCAGATCCTGATATAGATGCTTACATGAAG GCAATATCTGTTATAGGTTTGAAAAACAATATGCAAACTGACTATATCTTAAAG ATCCTGGGACTCGATATCTGTGCAGATACACGAGTTGGAGATGCCTCGAGGCCTGGAATATCTGGTGGCCAAAAGAGGAGGTTGACAACAG GAGAACTGGTTGTGGGTCCAGCTACGACTCTGTTCATGGATGAAATATCGAATGGTTTGGACAGCTCAACTACGTTCCAGATAGTGTCATGTCTCCAGCAGTTGGCGCATATAGCTGGAGCCACCATATTGGTTTCACTTCTTCAGCCTGCACCAGAAACGTTTGAGCTTTTCGACGATGTGATTCTGATGGGCGAAGGAAAGATAATTTACCATGCTCCTCGAGCTGATATCTGCAGATTCTTTGAAGATTTTGGATttaagtgtccagagaggaaaGGCGTTGCTGACTTCCTCCAAGAG GTTATGTCTAAAAAAGATCAAGAACAATATTGGTGCCTGAGAGACAAGCCCTACAGTTATATATCTGTTGATTCATTCATCGACAAGTTTCAAGAATCAAATCTTGGGGTTCTGGTAAAGGAAGAACTCTCCAAGCCGTTTCAAAAGTCTCAGTCTCGCAAGGATGGTTTATGTTTTAGAAAATACTCATTGGGTAAATGGGAGATGCTTAAAGCTTGCTCGAGGAGAGAGTATCTTTTGATGAAACGCAACTCTTTCATTTACTTGTTCAAATCTGGACTGGTAACCTTCCTTCTACTCTCTAAAGAAGGTTCCATCATTATTTACCATTCTATGCTCAACCCCCTTTTTTTTCTGCAGTTAGTTTTCAATGCGCTAGTAACAATGACCGTTTTTCTACAAGCTGGAGCTACGACGGATGCTCGTCATGGGAACTATCTTATGGGTTCTCTCTTCACTGCTCTGTTTAGACTTCTTGCTGATGGGCTTCCAGAGCTCACTTTGACTCTCTCTAGAATGGGAGTGTTCTGCAAACAAAAAGATTTATACTTCTATCCTGCTTGGGCATATGCAATCCCTTCAATTTTCTTAAAGATACCTCTTTCGGTTTTTGACTCGTTCCTTTGGACATTACTCACATATTATGCCATTGTTTACAGCCCCGAAGTCGGAAG GTTCTTTCGACAGTTCCTTATCTTATTTACATTCAACATTTCGTGTGTATCAATGTTTCGCGCCATAGCAGCAATCTTTCGCACGTTTGTTGCTTCCTCAATCATCGGAGCTATCTCTGTATTGTTTCTCTCATCATTCGGAGGCTTCGTTATTCCAAAAT CGTCCATGCCTGCTTGGCTGGAATGGGGATTTTGGATTTCTCCATTGTCATATGCTGAGATTGGTCTAACTGCAAATGAATTTTACGCTCCACGGTGGAGAAAG TTAATCTCTGGCAACACTACGGCCGGGGAACAAGTGTTAGATGTACGTGGACTGAATTTCGGAAGGCACTCTTATTGGATAGGTTTTGCGGCTTTAATCGGGTTTATATTCTTCTTCAATGTCCTCTACGCATTGGCTTTGACATATCGGAATA ATCCACAAAGATCCCGTGCTATTGTCTCTCATGGGAAGAATATTCAGCCCTCAGACGAAGATTTTAAGCCCTGTCCGTCCCGAGCTAAAACAG GAAAAATCATCTTGCCTTTCAAGCCCCTCAATGTCACATTTCAAAACGTGCAGTATCAGATTGAGACTCCTCAG GGAAAGAAGCGGCAGCTTCTCTCGGATGTGACAGGCGCATTGAAGCCCGGAGTTCTCACATCTCTGATGGGTGTCAGTGGAGCTGGTAAAACGACTCTTCTTGATGTCCTTTCTGGAAGGAAAACACGTGGTGACATCAAAGGAGAGATCCGAGTTGGAGGGTATCCTAAGGTTCAAGAAACTTTTGCACGAGTATCAGGTTACTGTGAACAGTTTGATATTCATTCTCCTAATATAACAGTGGAAGAGTCTTTGAAATACTCTGCTTGGCTTCGACTTCCCTATAACATCGATTCAAAGATCAAGAAT GAACTCGTCAATGAAGTTCTTGAGACAGTCGAGCTTGAGGATATTAAATATTCCATGGTGGGACTTCCAGGAGTTAGTGGTTTATCCACAGAACAACGCAAAAGGCTGACTATAGCTGTGGAGCTTGTTGCTAACCCTTCCATCATATTTATGGATGAACCTACCACAGGGCTAGACGCAAGAGCCGCTGCCATTGTTATGAGGGCTGTGAAAAATGTTGCTGAGACTGGGAGAACGGTTGTTTGCACGATCCACCAGCCGAGCATAGATATCTTCGAGACATTTGATGAG CTGATCCTAATGAAAAACGGGGGACAGCTTGTCTACTATGGCCCTCTTGGAAAACATTCAAGTAAAGTTATAGACTACTTTGAG AGAATTCCTGGAGTTCCAAAGATCCAAAAGAACTGTAATCCAGCCACCTGGATGTTAGATATTACTAGTAAATATACAGAGGAACAACTTGGAATGGATTTTGCACAAGCATACAAGGATTCAACTCTGTACAA GGAGAACAAACTGGTGGTTGAGAAACTGAGTTCTTCGTCTTTGGGATCAGAAGATTTGAGCTTTCCTTCGCGTTTTTCACAGACAGGTTGGGGGCAACTAAAGGCTTGCCTTTGGAAACAACATTGCTCGTATTGGAGAAACCCTTCTCACAATCTCACTCGCATAGTCTTCATGTTTCTCAACTCTACGTTATGTGGCCTTCTCTTCTGGCAAAAAGCTAAGGACAT AAATAATCAGCAAGATCTTTTCAGCATATTTGGCTCAATGTACACTCTAGTAATCTTCTCGGGTATAAACAACTGTGCAACAGTGATGAACTTCATTGCAACCGAACGCAACGTTTTCTACCGTGAAAGGTTTGCTCGGATGTATTCCTCATGGGCATACTCATTTTCTCAG GTCCTTGTTGAGATTCCATACTCATTACTCCAGTCCCTTCTATGTACTATAATCGTATATCCAATGATCGGTTACCATATGTCAGTCTACAAAATGTTTTGGAGCTGGTACAGCACTTTTTGCTCGTTGCTTGTCTTCAACTACTGTGGCATGCTTATGGTCGCTTTGACGCCTAACATCCATATGGCATTGACTCTACGGACGACTTTTTTCTCCATGGTAAATCTGTTTGCTGGCTTTACCATTCCGAAACAG AAAATCCCAAAATGGTGGATATGGATGTACTACTTGAGCCCCACATCATGGGTGTTGGAAGGCTTACTGAATTCGCAGTACGGAGATGTTGACAAAGAGATAATAGCATTTGGTGAGACGAAGAGAGTTTCAGCTTTCCTGGTGGATTACTTTGGTTACAGACATGACTCGTTGGCTCTTGTAGCGTTTGTCCTCATCGCTTTCCCCATTGTCGTGGCTTCTCTTTTTGCCTTCTTCATGAGCAAACTCAATTTCCAAAAGAAATAG